One Aegilops tauschii subsp. strangulata cultivar AL8/78 chromosome 2, Aet v6.0, whole genome shotgun sequence genomic window, TCAGCTACTCTCCCCAGCTAGGGCGGTATACGTTTGTACAGATCGTACATACACGCATGGCGCATCGGGTTGGCACGTACTCCGTATGTATAGACACATAGGGCAGCACTATACGTAAGTACGAACGTACGCTGCATCAACTGGAGCTCGATTATAGGTTCAGCGTTGCAGCAGCTCTACTTCGGCTCATGTCGAAAGAAAAAAAATGTACTACTTCTGCGCCTCCGCTGCATCAACTGGAGCTCAGTTATAGGTTAAAGCGTTGCAGCAGCTGCCGGCTGGTAGACATGTAGGTATACATACGGTACGCGGCCATGCGTGCATCGTGCGACACTGTGGTACAACTACGTACTGCTCGTCTACTCCTGTAGTTAGTGACCTAGTGTGATTCAATGACTTTTTTTAGGGCAGtgtaagagcatggttaatagttgTAGCTAGTGACCTAGTGTAATTCAATGACTTTTTTTAGGGCAGtgtaagagcatggttaatagttaTAGCCGACCGCTGGCTATAAGATGTTGCCACGTCATCTATAGTCAAGCTTATAGCCGGCAAGTATAATAATCAGATGCAAATAAGTACTGCTTCATTGATACATGGCCCATCTTTCTCTCTCACAAAGTGTCTAGAAGCATGTGCTACAGCCAGCTGTTAATTAGTagcccgtttctctctgccaacTCAGCAACAATATATTATTTTAAGTCTTACAGCCCGCCCACGTCACCTTATTATAACTGCTCCAAGGACGTGTTTGGTTATCTGCATGTTTTTAGCCCTTTGCATACTTGTCCCGGTTGGGTCTAGTTGGGCAAATGCAGGCAAAAAACCATCATCTATACATCGTTTGGTTGCTGCATGTAGGCTGACTGCATTAGGGGAGCAGTTTTTGCATGGTGCCTGCATTGGCTGGGCTGATGCAACTACACGGTGTTTGGTTGCATGCACTGGACATGATTAAGAGTTAACAACTACACATAACACACAGGGTTACACTAGAGTGCCTCGGCGACTGCTGTGGATGGTGGTCACGGCGACGGGTCTGACATGACGAGTATGGAGTCGCGGGCGAGTGATCCCAATTGCTAGTGTCATCGTCGCAGAGAAAGTCCGTGCGGAGGGACGAATAGAAGGGCACTGAGCCAGAGGACAAATGCAGTGCGCATGCCGAGATGGTGACGTCAGTGCAGCAGGACACAGAAGAGAGGAGGCAGAGAGGAACGACGTCGACGGCCATGTCGGTGTAGTAGGACATGGGAGAGGAGGCCGAGAGGAACAACGCTGATGGTTACGCCAGTGTAGCAGGACGCAGGAAAGGAGGCCGAGGGGAACGACGCCGGCAATTACACGCGGGACATGAGGTTAAGGAGTGTCATTAAAATAGACCTCACATATGCATATGTACCGTCAGGAGGAAGATGTAGATCTACTCGTCTACGACTATCTAAACAGAACACGTGCAACATGAAAGTAGTGTGGAACTGCGAGATGAAGCTACTGATCAAAAGAAATTTCAGACGATCAACCATGTGTGCTGTATTTGACAAATTCATCCAAAATAACGTGAAACATGAACAGGACATTGAACATATACAACGAACAAAACTATGAACCAACCATGTGAATGGAACCACAACATCGATATGCTTCTTTTTAGTGTAGTAGACGTTATCTCGAATCGAAGCAATGGTGTGTAGATTAGAAGGGACTAATAAGTGAACGAGATTAGGGGTTAAATGAACAAATCACCTGCAATCGAGTAAATTGCAGGAAACCATCACTTTGAAGGCTAGGTTTGCAGTAAACATTACGCTACATTTTTGTTGCAGAAGACTATATATAGcgtatctttttgcaaaaaccGCTGATTGGCGGATTTGACTCTGTCGGGCGCGTTTATGACAGATCGGCTCTGTTTTCTGCGTAGGGCGTAATAATTTAGGTTTAATGCAAAAATGCCCCCACTTTATCCCCTTACTTCCCAGGCCATCGAACCACACCACCGTACTTCCCCTCGATCCCAACCCTCCCTCCCACCGCAACAGGCAAGCATGCCCAAGATCTCGGCGCCGCTGCTCCCTCCCGGGTCATCGCCGTCGTGCCCCACACCGGATACGGCCACATCGGCCTCCACCATCCCCGCCCAGCACCAGATCTGGCGAGAATGCCCCGGCCAGCTCGGCGTGGTGAGCGTTCGGGGCTACAACGTCCATGGCCCCGTTGACCATGGGACGGCACGGGAATGATGAAAAGAAGGCTAGGGTCAGTGCCAGAGCCCGGCACCGGCAGGAAGGCCGCCATAGGGAGTCGTCGTTGTCGTTCTCTACAAGTGCGCTGCGACTGGGGCAGTCGGGGCGGCAACCGGAGCAGTAGGGCCATCCTGGGGAAGAAGATATAGGGAGGGCGATGACCGGAGCAACAGGGGCGAGCTGTCGTTCCTCGACGGTTCAGCGGCCGCCAATGCAGCGGGACAGCATGCGCGTGCAGCGGCTCACTCTGGTCATCGCCGAGATCCAAATTGGGCTCGCCCCTATTGTCATGCCCCTTCTCCCATTGCCTCCTTCCGCCGGCGAGGTCCACTGCCGCTCCAAGCCTCCATGGGAAGCCAGCGAACAGAGCCCAGGGGCAATGTGCTACATGTTTTGTGCACATCCGAAGCTAATTGCATTTTACATTTTTTTGATTCAGGGGTGTTTATATAAAATTTTAGGGACTAGTTTGTAACTTTAGATTGAAACCCATCTGGCACAAAAAGTTACGCCACATAAGCAGAAAACAGGCTCCATCTGTCATAAATGCGCTCAACATAGCCAAATCCACCAATCATCTTTTTGGGATCTGCTGGAAACGGACGCCTAGTTGGGAGGTGTTTAAGGTTAGCAAAACAGTGAACACAGCCTAGCAAACAGCCACAAGACTGGTCGGGCCAAAGGTCATCAACGCACAGCAACAAATCCGCCAACTGAAGTTTTGGAAAATGAATTGCACGATTCTGTTTGCAATCTTTTGTCTTTGGATAACCATAGGTACCCAGGACCATACGGAGTAAATGCAATTCACTTCTTGCCCATAGGCTAGAAAAATGGTGATGAGAAGAACAAGGATCACCACTGCGGCGTCCTGACACCCTCTCACGCTGCATTGCAACACCACCAGTCAACAGAACCTAAACGGCGACGAAAGGCCCGCGTGCTGTCGGCGACCTTAGTCAAGGAATTACACCAAAACAGCGCCCAGATTTATTACTGGCAACGCTGAGATCTACACTGATCTATGAAACATCACATCAATAGCAGTGAACAAGTAACCACAGCGGCATGCATTAACGCAGGAGCAGTAGATTTTACCGAATTTCAGAGTCGATTACTTGATATATATATAAGTCAGAACATTCAAATAGGATAAGTCAGGATACGAATAGGTTTTTCTTGGTTGTGCAATTTAAAGATCCTACGACGAGGCAAACCGGAATATATACACAGTTGATTGGCACGCCTTATTTACAGGAGGCATTCAGAGCGATTGCCGTGGCAGCCAGCGCCATCTAGAGCAATCCGAAGGTGTTCTCGCCGCTGTAGGTCATGTAGAGGAAGCCATCCTCGTCCTTGTTCTCCTCGTAAATGGCAGACATCAGGGCAGCTGCAAACAAAGGACGAATAGGAACTTTGGGTTAGAACATCGGACCATGCGGTAAAATACACAAGGTAGACATATTTGCTGCTCCCTACCTGTCGGTGGAAGGGTGTTCTTCACAAAGATGAAGATCGCCTTCTCAGCACTGAGCTTGATCCGCTTCCGGACAACGTACACGAACTGTCCAACTGTAAGGTCGGCAGGGACAAGGTACCTGTATGGTTGGGTGACGGCTATTAGAATATAGAACAGCTGACGGTCAATAATGGCCAATCTTGTGCTTTGCTGTGACATGAGACAAAGTTTTGATGCATCAAAAGATCCCCTGCTTTTGAACCATAGAGATGTGTATTTCAATAGTACATGTTTAAGTAAAAGCCTGTGCAAATGGTGTACCACACCGGCAAGAACCAACCCAATTTCCAGTGACCATACTAACCCCATCACTACAGCCCTTGAAACATCTGGAATAAATTGTGTCCACAAAGTACCCATGGGCCACACGCGATACTATTGCTGAAATAGTTAGAAATTAATGGCATCAAGTACCATGAGTTATCAGCAGGAACCCATGACGCAACTATGCTAATTAAAGAACACGCGAGAGTAACAGCGTACAGTGGTAATGATTCATACAAGCCTAGAGGACAACCTTAACAACACCAACTGCTAGCTGTTTAAATAGCATGAAATGAAGATGGAGATATTCTAATCTACAGAAAGGTTAAATAGTATGAAATGTTTGAGCGGAACTAACTTTTTCTTGTCAATGTCAGGAATATCACTCTTCCCAGCCTTCTCAACGATCACCTACATTACATAGATTGTTTTACATATTAGATCAAACAAATCATGGGCAAGGAAACAACCTATACTAAACAGTAATAACAAGGATAAGCTTACAGGAATTCTGTCAGAGTACTTCTCCCTTATACGGTTAGCCTCGGCCTGCCTCCTCTCTGCAATGCAGTAAACAGCAAAATCTTATTCTGAACTGACTAAAAGGAAAATGTATCCTCAGAATAAGTTAAAGATCAAGGTTGCAGCAGATAGAACAAGAGTAAATATTATGATATAGAATCAATAATGTTCAAATAGAACTGTAACTAGCAGATCATCACAAGTGATGGAAATTGTAAAACTGCTAAAGTAAAGGCATAAAATTAGAGTAAAACATACATGTCAATAGCTAATGATTCAATAACCGATGGTAAAAGTCTACGTTTATAGAGAGAACTCAGAAGTATTTCCTCTCAATTTCACTGCAGGACCCTTTCACACATATCCAGCGAGAAGGAGGATATTAGGCTACCAAAACTCGTAGAACTTCCTCTCAACCAGTGTTCGAGGATAGAACTGTAAGTTCCTATTCTTACACAATGCAACGGAAGGGCCAACAAAATTGTTAAAAAAATTAATTGTTACACCAAAGAATCGTTTCCAGTTTATCAACCCCCAGATTAATTTAAAGGATGCAGCATGATGATCAGAATCATGATTAGGATTGCTTATCCAACTATCAGAGATATGTATTGCGACCATCAACTCAATCCAGCCACACAGCTACAAAAACAATCACAAGCACATTTTTGTGTTCTAAAGCTCAGCGTGCTTTCGTTTTAGCTCCCCTCGAAGCAAATTAGCATGCTATTACGCAGATAACTGCTCAACTACCGAAATCCTATGAATACTTGCAGTTATTCCAATAGTTCGTAAGGTCAACCACCCAACCCACATACTATTTCGCCATCTACCGAAAAAGAAAACCGCATAATACAGCAGATAGCACAGCCTCCATAAGACGAACATCCCTAATTCGAGGAACTTCCATAAGAAAAGAGGGGGGGCATGAGAAGACGAGACGAACCGAGCGGGTGCTCCAGCTTGAACGAGCTCTTCGCCATCGATCTACCTTGGTTCCTGCAAGCACCGAGCCACCAGATCAACAACAGACCACAGCCACGAAAACACGCACCGATTGACCGATCGATCCAACCGAATCGGGACGGATAAGAACCCTAGAAAATCCCCACGATGATTCGGGTCGGAACGCCAAATCGATCGGGTCGAATCCCTGATTCGACGGAAACCGACGCGGAATCGATCGGGAACCAGGGCGGATGCTCACCTGGGTCGCGGGATTCGGCGGATTTGGGCGAGGGTTTGCGacgcggaggaggaggcggcggcggggagacGGGACGGGAGGGCGTGGGTTGGGGAAAGAGTGGGGGATTGGGGGTTGGTTAAGTAAAGGGAGGAGGCGAGACCCGCACGAAACGTAACGAAATAGATAACCTGATTTTTATAAAATGGAAGAGTACGCCTCCGTTTCCCGCACGGAAGCGGAAACCAACTACCGTGCGCCGGTGGCCATCGATCTCTTTGTTTCAATTCGAATTTGCAAAGGAAAGCAACCTCCGGGGTTGACCAACTCCTCCTTCTCTTTGTGTGTAAACCTCTAACTTGGAACATTGAGAGTTTGTTTTGTGTTGTGGCACATTTTTTTAGGGAAAACCATATTGAATTGTCTTGTTATTAAACATGGCTTGTTTGCGCGGCTTCTCGGTGTGCGGTTTTCGGGTCTCGGGTTCCATGCAGCCCAATATtttaaaaaatttcaaaaaatcaATTTTAAAGGTTTAGAAAAAAATACACGTGCATATAGAGAAGTATTTGTATATGTTTACAAATTTGTATGATGAAGTACATTAAGTTGTGAGCTATAAAACAAAATCAAGGATTTATGGTGTTTAGCAACAAAAAAATGTTCTTCGGTCTTGCATATTTTGTGCAATGCTATGGCATATTCGCGCAAAAAATGTTTGTGCTGCTATAAAAAAGAAGACACTGATTATAAAGCTGCTTATTGGATTCAGATAATCGTTCCTTTGACACAACCCCTGGCTAATGGGATTGGCTAACAATGTTTTGTTTTCCACATGATCATTTCCCCATGTTACTTATGTAGTCTACTAGAAGTGAAAGAATACGTAAAATGAGCCTACCTCAGATGGTTAGGTTCTTTGTGGTGGAATCAACCCATCAGGGTTTAAGTCATAAAACTTGGCATTGGTACTCGCATTTTCCTGCATTTATTTCAGACTTTTTGGCGATAttcattcagtgggaggagatgttCCCATTGACTACGAAGGCACCTGTGgtgactctcaaaatgatatgtcgactcagtctctcggaggtgtttataggggtagggtgtgcgcgCGTGTGTTTATAAGAGAGATTCTATGTGCGTATGTATGAGCGTCAGCGTCTATACTGTGTAAAAAAGGGAAAA contains:
- the LOC109762315 gene encoding autophagy-related protein 8C, encoding MAKSSFKLEHPLERRQAEANRIREKYSDRIPVIVEKAGKSDIPDIDKKKYLVPADLTVGQFVYVVRKRIKLSAEKAIFIFVKNTLPPTAALMSAIYEENKDEDGFLYMTYSGENTFGLL